The DNA segment TCAGGACGTCCAAGAACATCAGGTCCACTTTCTCCTGGGCCAGGGTGCGGCGCGCGGAGCTGGCGTCCATGGCTTCCAGGACGCGGTGGCCTTCGAGTTCGAGATACTCCCGGAGAATCTGGCGGATCTCCGAATCGTCGTCCACCACCAGGATGGTGCTCATGTGCGGGCTTCCGCGAGGGTGCCGAGCATCTCCTTCACGGCCCGCTCCAGGCCCACGAGCACGGCCCGGCCGATGATGCTGTGGCCGATGTTGAGCTCCTCGATCTCGGGCATGGCCGCGATGGGGCCGACGTTCTGGAGGTTCAGGCCATGGCCCGCCAGGACGCGGAGCCCGAGGCGGCTGCCCAGGCGCGCCGCGTCGCGGATCCGCGCCACTTCGGCGGTGGCATCGGAATCCATGGGCAGGTCGCTGTAGACCCCGGTGTTCAGCTCCACCGCGTCGGCCTCCAGCTTGGCGGACATCTTCACCTGGTCGAGGACGGGATCCACGAACAGGCTCACCCGGATCCCGGCGCTCCGCAGTTCGCGGATGATGGGGCGCAGCATCCCCTGGAGGAAGATGG comes from the Geothrix sp. 21YS21S-4 genome and includes:
- a CDS encoding pyridoxine 5'-phosphate synthase produces the protein MTPRLGVNVDHVATLRQARGGHEPEPVAAALLAQSAGAQGITVHLRGDRRHIQDRDLRVLKDVLAVPLNVECAANPEALEAVIPARPSWVTLVPESREELTTQGGLDAIFLQGMLRPIIRELRSAGIRVSLFVDPVLDQVKMSAKLEADAVELNTGVYSDLPMDSDATAEVARIRDAARLGSRLGLRVLAGHGLNLQNVGPIAAMPEIEELNIGHSIIGRAVLVGLERAVKEMLGTLAEART